Proteins encoded within one genomic window of Gimesia sp.:
- a CDS encoding right-handed parallel beta-helix repeat-containing protein — protein sequence MKRAWLGLFTFFCLPLSLLASTQETSPAPQSENVQADVAELFGDADWFGRYHPHFGYRYQAGDTIGRIGGLSSFDGFLPLFEGEDSNSLFFLDARLLIDSDSTNLGSNVGFGARRYLPEWEHTVGAYLYYDTRNAGYANFSQVSGGAELIGDFWEGRLNWYVPTGTRRKQWGSSMSGTGNYYFSGHYLYGGTLTRFYQAAMTGVDMEAGRRVLTGFNTDVRAFAGWYHFQAQGSQQAWGWKSRIESRINDQVALNLSVQNDRVFDTTVNFSVSFQWPSITGLKNGPRMDLTARDRLGESPERLRAIVVDNQEHASASNTLIRNPATGNPYYFMHVAAGGNSDGSFEDPYETLTKAFNDTRTQAGDLIVFDHRGTSETGDFTLAPGTQVMSSGPAQFINTQFGQQLLPGSNTGLFPQINGSFTMNDRTLLSGFRIVTIDESPSIRADGAQQITITHNTITNDANNGIFLKNARDIFIRNNTLEAIDDDMIEIVNSSGRIVIADNTLRSLASDAGPAVFGDAISVSVNNDAQIDIDRNTITSEVQGSDYGINITANAGDITTRIRDNIITGFDFSLAGGIKYQGNSTGTTHTTISGNTIFNEDGPLTGSGIFNGIQVSHLNGSAMTDIIDNKIVTNDHATLGRAIWLELQTAGATTTNVSQNLISDPDDSEVFAYGFIADIGLGTSHDIFLTDNTFGPNQYNLRTDVKSGAAARMRINQNNFTNSANTAEDLLIYSEDSGSELCMEILNNTAYHLFEFSTNFGGVIKIEDLPNLSTNNNNVPVITTGNVINIADCFP from the coding sequence ATGAAGCGGGCCTGGCTGGGATTATTCACATTCTTCTGCTTACCTCTGAGCTTACTGGCGAGCACACAGGAGACCAGCCCTGCGCCGCAGTCAGAAAATGTCCAGGCAGATGTGGCGGAACTCTTTGGGGATGCCGACTGGTTTGGACGCTACCATCCCCATTTCGGCTATCGCTACCAGGCCGGTGATACCATTGGACGCATCGGCGGACTCTCATCCTTCGACGGCTTCCTGCCCCTTTTCGAAGGTGAAGACAGCAACTCGCTGTTCTTCCTCGACGCCCGACTTCTGATCGACTCCGACAGCACGAACCTCGGCTCTAACGTCGGCTTTGGTGCCCGCCGCTATCTTCCCGAATGGGAACACACCGTCGGCGCGTACCTCTACTACGATACTCGGAACGCCGGCTACGCCAACTTCAGCCAGGTCTCAGGTGGGGCTGAACTCATCGGCGATTTCTGGGAAGGCCGCCTCAACTGGTATGTCCCCACAGGCACCCGGCGGAAGCAGTGGGGCTCCAGCATGTCCGGCACAGGCAACTATTATTTCTCCGGCCACTACCTCTACGGGGGAACGCTCACCCGCTTTTACCAGGCCGCGATGACCGGCGTCGACATGGAAGCCGGTCGCAGAGTTCTCACCGGTTTCAATACCGACGTCCGTGCCTTCGCCGGCTGGTACCACTTCCAGGCGCAAGGCAGTCAACAGGCCTGGGGCTGGAAGTCCCGCATCGAAAGCCGCATCAACGACCAGGTCGCCCTCAACCTCAGCGTCCAGAACGACCGCGTCTTCGATACCACTGTCAACTTCTCCGTCTCGTTCCAGTGGCCCAGCATCACCGGACTCAAAAACGGTCCCCGCATGGACCTCACCGCCCGGGATCGTCTCGGCGAAAGCCCCGAACGACTTCGCGCCATCGTCGTCGATAATCAGGAACACGCCAGCGCCAGCAATACACTCATTCGTAATCCCGCCACCGGCAATCCCTACTACTTCATGCACGTCGCCGCGGGGGGCAACAGCGATGGCTCTTTTGAAGATCCCTACGAAACACTCACCAAAGCGTTTAACGACACACGCACCCAGGCAGGTGATCTGATCGTCTTCGATCATCGCGGCACTTCCGAAACCGGCGACTTCACTCTCGCCCCCGGTACACAGGTGATGTCTTCAGGCCCCGCCCAGTTCATCAACACCCAGTTTGGTCAGCAGCTGCTGCCCGGTTCCAACACCGGACTCTTCCCGCAGATCAACGGCAGCTTTACCATGAATGATCGCACCCTGCTCTCCGGCTTCCGGATTGTCACAATTGACGAAAGCCCCTCCATCAGGGCCGACGGTGCGCAGCAGATCACAATTACCCACAACACAATCACCAACGATGCCAATAACGGCATCTTCCTGAAAAACGCACGCGACATCTTCATCCGCAACAACACACTGGAAGCCATCGATGACGACATGATTGAAATCGTTAACAGTTCCGGCCGGATCGTCATCGCGGATAACACCCTCAGAAGTCTGGCCAGCGACGCAGGCCCGGCTGTCTTCGGCGACGCCATTTCCGTCTCCGTCAATAATGACGCCCAGATCGACATCGATCGCAACACGATCACCAGTGAAGTCCAGGGCTCCGACTACGGCATCAATATCACCGCGAACGCCGGGGATATTACTACCCGCATCCGCGACAATATTATTACCGGCTTCGACTTCTCTCTCGCAGGAGGTATCAAGTATCAGGGCAACTCGACCGGCACCACACACACCACCATCTCCGGCAATACCATTTTTAATGAAGACGGTCCCCTCACGGGATCTGGCATCTTTAACGGCATTCAGGTCAGTCATCTGAACGGCTCTGCGATGACGGATATCATCGATAACAAAATCGTCACCAACGACCACGCGACACTCGGCAGGGCAATCTGGCTCGAACTGCAGACCGCAGGAGCCACTACTACCAACGTCAGCCAGAACCTGATCTCGGATCCCGATGATTCAGAAGTCTTCGCCTATGGCTTCATCGCCGACATCGGTCTGGGCACCAGCCACGACATTTTCCTCACGGACAACACCTTCGGACCCAACCAGTACAACCTGCGGACCGACGTGAAATCCGGAGCAGCAGCCCGGATGCGCATCAATCAGAACAACTTCACCAACAGCGCAAATACCGCCGAAGACCTGCTGATCTACTCGGAAGATTCCGGCTCCGAACTCTGTATGGAGATCTTAAACAACACCGCGTATCATCTGTTTGAATTCAGCACCAACTTCGGAGGCGTTATCAAAATCGAAGATCTGCCGAACCTCTCGACGAACAACAACAACGTCCCTGTAATCACTACTGGAAATGTCATCAATATCGCGGACTGCTTCCCGTAG
- a CDS encoding right-handed parallel beta-helix repeat-containing protein has translation MLRHYLAITVLLVASPPLASAAFDPYHLGYEESPGRVSYDATDESYNADVAELFGKHAWFGRFHPHFGYRHELGDTIGRTGGLSSFDLFFPVLEDCNSDWLIFVDAQLLLDDQNNNLGSNLGVGARRYLPGWNQTLGAYVYHDTRDTGLASFQQISGGFEIMDDLFETRVNWYVPTGQTQSQWGEELVPGGTFRFVNHQLYTGAITRYYQNALLGADLETGVRVFTGYKTDLRAFGGCYFFQAQDSDTAWGWKSRVETRISDLVALNLSVQHDDIFQTTVNFAVSVQWPSLSGLRDGPAAGLVARDRLGETPERLRSIVVQNRSVEDPNGTPVINPATGNPYYFTHVATGGNSDGSYEDPYATLAKAFADPRTQQGDLIVYDHRDASEAGNFVLAQNTRVLSTGPAQYINTQFGQLQIPDSGSGLIPQITGSFTMHHNTEVTGFNLINGSGPAITANGVGNVLISQNTINSSYAGSAVYLNGLTGPVTFNQSPITATSGTAISIHNSSADVTFTDSTITGTGANAVDILNSSGTIQLGSITATGGTTAVNIDNSTAHITIDELNSTNASNSALAVNQLTGSLEVKQGTITNSGVAGVQLTDSTEITLRNLTINTPASNPTGTSITATGTSNLLVASSSINHAGADTAVSLTDSSGTVTFDQTPITKDDGLAVSISGGNANITFTGSDITNTDGEGIDIQNAGGSIQLGTITTTNGAVSANINGGNADITIAELNSDNAATSPLVINNQTGSFTLNGGTFTSIGTAGAQITDSSNVTIQGVTMQTPTTYGIYAQNVNNLNLNGNTIIDVSLDGIYVQNLTGTSSISGNTIRSLLSAFDNAIEVSTSGDASLDIDNNIISSILTIGSNGIDVTTGAGNSTINIRGNQITSVANGFGDAIHFTGNSTGTTNLTISGNTVENTLGIFGDAIDVRYNAGSATTSIVSNTIDSDDLLNLMNGGIYLNLNTTGATETFIDQNIVSDDALAGLLNDGIFVDIDRGTNDTIVHVTNNELGGSTDILDDGIRIRMGNSGVSNVAHVQVHDNQIYGLLNFGLNVSVANANTISMQVDGNDTSLLTTLNFLSGLGATTKIEDISNLSANNSNAIVLLLGLGSYQNTTDWLLP, from the coding sequence ATGCTCCGCCACTACCTTGCCATCACCGTTCTGCTGGTTGCCAGTCCCCCCCTGGCATCCGCTGCCTTCGATCCGTATCACCTCGGCTACGAAGAGAGTCCGGGCCGGGTCAGCTATGATGCCACCGACGAAAGCTACAATGCCGACGTCGCAGAACTGTTCGGCAAGCACGCCTGGTTCGGTCGCTTTCATCCCCACTTCGGCTACCGGCATGAGCTGGGTGATACCATCGGCCGTACCGGGGGGCTCTCCTCATTCGATCTGTTCTTTCCCGTGCTGGAAGACTGCAACAGTGACTGGCTGATTTTCGTCGACGCACAACTGCTGCTCGACGATCAGAACAACAACCTCGGCTCGAATCTCGGAGTCGGTGCCCGTCGCTACCTGCCCGGCTGGAATCAGACCCTCGGTGCTTACGTTTATCACGACACACGCGATACCGGCCTGGCTTCGTTCCAGCAGATTTCCGGCGGTTTTGAAATCATGGACGACCTGTTTGAAACGCGGGTCAACTGGTATGTCCCCACCGGCCAGACGCAGTCACAGTGGGGCGAAGAACTGGTTCCCGGAGGCACCTTCCGCTTCGTCAATCATCAACTCTACACCGGAGCGATCACCCGGTATTATCAAAATGCACTACTGGGGGCCGACCTGGAGACCGGCGTTCGCGTCTTCACCGGCTACAAGACGGACCTGCGTGCCTTTGGAGGCTGCTACTTCTTTCAGGCACAGGACAGTGACACTGCCTGGGGCTGGAAATCACGCGTCGAAACCCGTATCTCGGACCTCGTGGCCCTCAACCTCAGTGTGCAGCACGATGACATTTTCCAGACCACAGTCAACTTCGCCGTCTCCGTGCAGTGGCCCAGCCTGAGCGGACTGAGAGACGGCCCCGCCGCCGGTCTGGTTGCCCGCGATCGACTCGGGGAAACTCCCGAACGCCTCCGCAGCATTGTCGTACAGAACCGGAGCGTGGAAGATCCTAACGGAACTCCCGTCATCAACCCTGCTACCGGGAATCCCTACTACTTCACACACGTCGCTACCGGCGGCAACAGTGATGGCTCCTACGAAGATCCTTACGCAACACTCGCCAAGGCCTTCGCCGATCCACGAACACAACAGGGTGATCTGATCGTCTACGACCATCGCGATGCCTCCGAGGCCGGCAACTTTGTGCTCGCTCAGAATACACGCGTCCTTTCGACCGGGCCTGCACAGTACATCAACACCCAGTTCGGACAGCTGCAGATTCCCGACTCGGGCTCGGGTCTGATTCCCCAGATCACCGGCAGCTTCACCATGCATCACAATACCGAAGTCACCGGCTTTAATCTGATCAACGGCAGTGGCCCTGCCATCACCGCCAATGGCGTGGGCAATGTGTTGATCTCACAGAACACGATCAACAGTTCTTACGCAGGCAGTGCCGTTTATCTGAATGGCCTGACGGGGCCCGTTACCTTCAATCAAAGCCCCATCACCGCAACCAGCGGGACCGCGATCTCCATCCACAACAGCAGCGCCGATGTCACTTTCACTGACAGCACCATCACAGGCACTGGTGCCAACGCCGTTGATATTCTGAACTCCAGCGGCACCATTCAGCTCGGTTCAATCACCGCAACCGGTGGAACGACTGCGGTGAACATCGACAACAGCACGGCGCACATCACCATCGACGAACTCAACAGTACAAATGCCTCGAACAGCGCCCTGGCCGTCAATCAGCTGACCGGCAGCCTGGAAGTCAAACAGGGTACGATTACCAACAGTGGCGTCGCCGGGGTGCAGCTGACCGATTCCACCGAGATCACGCTCCGCAACCTGACCATCAACACTCCCGCGTCCAATCCGACAGGTACTTCGATTACTGCAACGGGAACCAGCAACCTGCTGGTGGCCAGCAGCTCTATCAATCATGCTGGTGCAGACACCGCCGTCAGTCTGACCGATTCCAGCGGTACCGTCACCTTCGACCAAACCCCCATCACCAAAGACGATGGTCTCGCCGTTTCGATTTCCGGCGGTAATGCGAACATCACATTCACTGGCAGTGACATCACCAACACCGACGGAGAAGGAATCGACATCCAGAATGCCGGCGGTTCCATTCAATTGGGAACAATCACGACCACGAACGGAGCTGTTTCAGCAAATATCAACGGCGGTAATGCTGACATCACCATTGCAGAACTCAACAGCGATAACGCCGCCACCAGTCCACTGGTCATCAACAATCAGACCGGCAGCTTCACACTCAACGGAGGAACTTTCACCAGCATCGGAACTGCAGGCGCACAGATCACCGACTCTTCCAATGTCACCATCCAGGGTGTGACGATGCAGACCCCGACCACTTACGGGATCTATGCTCAAAACGTGAATAACCTGAATCTCAACGGCAATACGATTATCGACGTCAGTCTGGATGGGATCTATGTGCAGAATCTCACCGGCACCAGCAGCATCAGCGGTAACACCATTCGCAGCCTGCTCAGTGCCTTCGACAACGCGATTGAAGTTTCAACCTCCGGTGATGCGAGCCTCGACATCGACAACAACATTATCTCCAGCATACTCACGATCGGCAGCAACGGGATTGATGTCACGACAGGCGCCGGTAATTCCACGATTAACATTCGCGGCAACCAGATCACCAGCGTTGCCAACGGCTTCGGCGATGCGATTCATTTCACCGGAAATTCCACTGGTACCACGAACCTGACTATCAGCGGTAACACGGTCGAAAATACGCTGGGAATCTTTGGGGATGCCATCGACGTCCGCTATAACGCCGGCTCCGCCACGACCAGTATCGTCTCCAACACCATCGATTCCGACGACCTGCTCAACCTGATGAATGGCGGCATCTATCTGAATCTGAATACCACCGGAGCCACCGAAACCTTCATCGATCAGAACATCGTCTCCGATGACGCCCTTGCAGGCCTGCTGAATGACGGCATCTTTGTCGACATCGACCGGGGTACCAACGATACCATCGTGCATGTCACAAATAATGAGCTCGGCGGTTCCACCGACATTCTGGATGACGGAATTCGGATTCGCATGGGTAACAGCGGCGTCAGCAATGTGGCCCATGTGCAGGTTCACGACAACCAGATCTACGGCCTGCTCAACTTCGGGCTCAATGTCAGCGTCGCGAATGCAAACACCATCAGTATGCAGGTCGACGGGAATGACACCAGCCTGCTGACTACGCTCAACTTCCTCAGCGGCCTGGGAGCTACCACGAAGATTGAAGACATCAGCAATCTCTCCGCCAACAACAGCAACGCAATCGTGCTCCTGCTGGGGCTCGGATCCTACCAGAACACCACCGACTGGCTCCTGCCTTAA
- a CDS encoding right-handed parallel beta-helix repeat-containing protein codes for MKRLYFALLLVLCGTASPLSADTFDPEPVDPGFEGGQVSGDVSELFGDSAWFGRYRPHVGYRYQAGDTIGRIGGLSSFDAFFPVLEGDDSDWLMFIDARLLLGDDNHNLGSNVGLGARQYLPEYQRTIGGYIYHDTRDAGYANFDQISGGIETLGDIWDARLNWYVPTGTTRKQYATTHVNNGGSYQFIGHYLYGGTFTRYYQAAMKGLDMEAGAKFYTNDYMDLRAYAGWYHFQASGSPQAWGWKSRVESRISDMVALNLSVQNDRVFDTTVNFSVGIQWPSITGLRNGPRSDLKAWDRLGESPERLRAIVVDNQEVQDPNGGLIINPSTGNPYYFMHVATGGNSDGSYEDPYATLAAAFADPRTQAGDLIVYDHRDGSETGNFVLADNTQVLSEGPAQFINSQFGSLQLPDSGTGINPDITGSFTMSNNSVLSGFDITTTGAGSSIIANGVGNLMVSNNTINHNGAGTAISLTNLTGPATFDQTPLTKTDGLGVSITGSQNAADVTFTNSSITNTNGNAVVIANSGGTIEFGQITTTNGSTAVDIDDSSANITIAELNTSNTTLAPLDINNVSGSVTLNGGTFNNSGFSGVQIVNSNNITIKNTTINSPSTYGINGVNVNNFNFSSNTINNADSDGISVSGSGNGTISGNTIRSIVTAFSTGIDVTLNGNANVDIDNNTITSVIALAGSGIEVTASSGDVTTRIRDNQITSFVDAFGNGIDFTSNSTGVVDTTITGNTITNTIGAFGDAITFHGTANGVMTTNISNNTINNTAGAFGNAINVIYDDGSATTTISQNTIDSDDVGNLFGTSIYLNLNTTGTTTSYITENIISDDNNLALFTDGIAVDIDRGTNNTLFINKNKIAQYGGVFDDGIEIVADTISGASANVQIHDNILNGSAGIGGRGLDVFTSFGSNSLLLDVTGNNTDTSLYFEAVLGGEILVEDLPNLQINNNGASITTIGNVQNAP; via the coding sequence ATGAAACGACTGTACTTCGCCTTGCTGTTAGTCCTGTGTGGCACCGCCAGCCCACTCTCTGCAGATACCTTCGATCCCGAACCGGTAGACCCCGGCTTCGAAGGAGGCCAGGTCAGTGGCGATGTCAGCGAACTGTTTGGCGACTCTGCCTGGTTCGGCCGCTATCGCCCGCATGTCGGCTACCGTTACCAGGCTGGAGACACCATCGGTCGCATCGGTGGACTCTCATCCTTCGATGCCTTCTTCCCCGTACTGGAAGGCGATGACAGTGACTGGCTGATGTTCATCGACGCCCGCCTGCTTCTGGGTGACGACAATCACAACCTCGGCTCCAACGTGGGTCTCGGCGCCCGTCAGTATCTGCCCGAATATCAACGGACCATCGGGGGCTACATCTACCATGACACCCGCGACGCCGGCTATGCCAACTTTGATCAGATTTCCGGCGGTATTGAAACCCTGGGTGATATCTGGGACGCCCGCCTCAACTGGTACGTCCCCACCGGTACTACACGTAAGCAGTATGCAACCACGCACGTCAACAATGGTGGCAGCTACCAGTTCATCGGCCACTATCTGTATGGTGGCACATTCACCCGTTACTACCAGGCCGCGATGAAAGGCCTCGACATGGAAGCGGGTGCCAAATTCTACACCAATGACTACATGGATCTCCGCGCCTACGCGGGCTGGTACCACTTCCAGGCATCCGGAAGCCCCCAGGCCTGGGGCTGGAAATCACGCGTCGAAAGCCGCATCTCGGATATGGTCGCGCTGAATCTCAGCGTGCAGAATGACCGCGTCTTCGATACCACGGTCAACTTTTCCGTCGGCATTCAATGGCCCAGCATCACCGGCCTCCGCAACGGCCCCCGCTCCGATCTCAAAGCCTGGGATCGTCTCGGTGAAAGCCCCGAACGGCTTCGTGCCATCGTCGTCGACAACCAGGAAGTCCAGGATCCTAACGGCGGCCTGATTATCAATCCATCAACCGGCAACCCGTATTACTTCATGCACGTCGCCACCGGTGGGAACAGTGACGGCTCCTACGAAGATCCCTACGCCACCCTCGCCGCTGCCTTCGCTGATCCACGGACTCAAGCTGGCGACCTGATCGTCTACGACCACCGCGACGGTTCGGAAACCGGTAACTTCGTCCTGGCTGACAATACACAGGTCCTCTCCGAAGGACCCGCACAGTTCATCAACTCCCAGTTCGGATCGCTCCAGCTGCCCGACTCCGGTACCGGTATTAACCCGGACATCACGGGTAGCTTCACGATGAGCAATAACAGTGTCCTCTCCGGGTTTGATATCACCACCACTGGTGCTGGTTCTTCGATTATTGCCAATGGCGTGGGGAACCTGATGGTCTCGAACAATACGATCAATCATAACGGAGCTGGTACGGCTATCAGTCTGACAAATTTAACAGGCCCCGCCACATTCGACCAAACCCCCCTCACAAAAACGGATGGGCTGGGCGTATCAATTACGGGCAGCCAAAACGCGGCTGATGTGACCTTTACCAACAGCTCCATTACGAATACCAACGGTAATGCGGTCGTAATTGCGAATTCTGGCGGAACAATTGAGTTCGGTCAAATCACAACCACCAATGGATCGACAGCCGTGGATATCGACGACAGCTCAGCGAATATCACAATCGCCGAGTTGAACACCAGCAACACCACTCTGGCACCGCTGGATATCAATAATGTAAGCGGGAGCGTCACACTCAACGGCGGGACATTCAATAACAGTGGGTTCTCAGGCGTCCAAATCGTCAACTCGAATAATATCACCATCAAAAACACCACGATCAATTCACCCAGTACATACGGTATCAACGGGGTGAATGTCAACAACTTCAATTTCTCTTCCAATACGATCAACAATGCCGACTCTGATGGCATCTCGGTGAGTGGTAGTGGAAACGGTACCATCAGCGGCAACACAATCAGAAGTATTGTAACTGCCTTTAGTACCGGTATAGACGTCACCCTCAATGGAAATGCGAACGTTGACATCGACAACAATACCATTACCAGTGTGATTGCGCTTGCCGGTTCGGGAATTGAAGTCACAGCCAGTTCCGGGGATGTGACGACACGCATCAGAGACAACCAGATTACTAGTTTCGTGGACGCCTTCGGAAATGGGATTGATTTTACCAGTAACTCAACCGGCGTCGTAGACACCACGATTACCGGTAACACCATCACCAACACAATTGGCGCCTTCGGCGATGCCATCACATTCCACGGTACTGCGAATGGGGTGATGACCACCAACATTTCCAACAACACAATCAACAATACCGCGGGGGCCTTTGGAAATGCGATCAACGTGATTTACGATGATGGTTCTGCCACGACGACGATCTCGCAGAACACGATCGACTCAGACGATGTCGGAAATCTGTTTGGAACCAGCATCTATCTCAACCTGAATACAACAGGGACCACGACTTCTTATATCACAGAGAACATTATCTCTGATGACAATAATTTGGCCTTGTTTACCGACGGGATTGCCGTGGACATTGATCGGGGTACAAACAACACTCTCTTCATAAATAAAAACAAGATTGCTCAATACGGGGGAGTCTTTGATGACGGCATCGAGATCGTGGCGGACACAATATCTGGCGCTTCTGCCAACGTCCAGATCCACGACAACATCCTCAACGGCAGCGCCGGGATTGGCGGACGAGGACTTGATGTCTTCACCTCGTTTGGATCGAATTCGCTTCTGTTGGATGTAACGGGGAACAACACCGATACATCTCTGTACTTCGAAGCCGTATTGGGGGGAGAGATACTTGTTGAGGATCTGCCGAACCTGCAGATCAATAATAACGGCGCCTCAATCACGACCATCGGAAATGTGCAGAATGCCCCATAA